The following coding sequences are from one Pseudomonas mendocina window:
- a CDS encoding AAA family ATPase → MSKADSESPDTLCDPQATFGCQLPWAVPAFAQASDHVPMADPAFQFDPHVCRAILLGFAHSRRVYLYGPHGSGKSTHIEQVAARLNWPCLRINLDGHVSRADLIGRDMLVVRDGKQVTEFVPGLLVWALQRPMALVLDEYDAGRPEVMFVIQRLLEADGRLTLLDQNQVITPHPAFRLFATGNTAGSGDSAGLYAGTQVLNQAQLDRWNVMLELGYPSKEQEARIIQARLPTLTQEQVRGMLELAWLCRQAHEQGELSSLLSLRTLLAWGENLVLLEDMAHAFCLSFLNRCDVAERPLVAELYQRCFARELLDVGR, encoded by the coding sequence ATGAGTAAGGCCGATAGCGAGTCTCCCGATACGCTATGTGACCCCCAGGCGACCTTCGGTTGCCAACTGCCTTGGGCGGTGCCTGCCTTCGCCCAGGCCAGTGATCATGTGCCGATGGCCGATCCTGCCTTCCAGTTCGATCCGCATGTCTGTCGCGCCATTCTTCTGGGCTTTGCCCATTCTCGCCGCGTCTATTTGTATGGGCCGCATGGCAGTGGCAAGTCGACGCACATCGAGCAGGTCGCTGCCCGGCTGAACTGGCCCTGCCTGCGCATCAACCTCGACGGCCATGTCAGCCGGGCCGACCTGATAGGTCGTGACATGCTGGTCGTGCGCGATGGGAAGCAGGTCACCGAGTTCGTACCAGGCCTGCTGGTCTGGGCCTTGCAGCGCCCCATGGCACTGGTGCTCGATGAGTACGATGCCGGTCGTCCCGAGGTGATGTTCGTCATCCAGCGCCTGTTGGAGGCCGATGGGCGGCTTACGCTGCTGGATCAGAATCAGGTCATCACACCACATCCGGCATTTCGTCTGTTCGCCACCGGCAACACGGCCGGCAGCGGTGATAGCGCCGGGCTCTATGCCGGTACGCAGGTGCTCAACCAGGCACAGCTCGACCGCTGGAACGTCATGCTGGAGTTGGGGTATCCAAGCAAGGAGCAGGAAGCCAGGATCATCCAGGCGCGGCTGCCGACACTGACGCAGGAGCAGGTTCGGGGCATGCTCGAACTGGCCTGGCTCTGCCGTCAGGCGCATGAGCAGGGCGAGCTGTCTTCGTTGCTGTCATTGCGCACGCTGTTGGCCTGGGGCGAGAACCTGGTGCTGCTCGAAGACATGGCGCATGCGTTCTGTCTGTCGTTTCTCAACCGCTGTGACGTTGCCGAACGGCCCCTGGTCGCCGAGCTTTATCAGCGCTGCTTCGCGCGTGAACTGCTTGACGTCGGACGATGA
- a CDS encoding asparagine synthetase B — protein MSAIAGIVRFDGQALERNVLQRMSSILAPYGRDAQDTWQGSGAGLVRTLLRTTPEDLYDRQPVVSADCQVVFAGRLDNRDELIAQLALDERLASQMADSELMAQACQRWDTLALERVEGSYALACWQPQRRRLWLARDVMGGQPLFWHRQSGFLAFASWPKALFCVPGVPRNVDEQSVLEQLALLPRAGCAFKDIHRVNPGELMLVEGDKVSTHIHRRLGSGPQVRFKRDEEYVEALHEHLQRAVSACLRSNGPVASHLSSGFDSSTVTAYAARQLAHRGERLTAYTAAPREGFAGPVPRDRHGDESKVAAQLAGRFDNIDHVILRSSGQSPLESLAQEIDELDQSPVNPCNTLWMRAIERDAQARGCKVMLTGQMGNMSISYNGYPYMASLWRKGRWLQWWRELCAYQRTHPQWRRRGLVLRTVGASMPGWLWQQIAIRRGEFGGELDQYTAVNLQQLTAGWLQQRADAKGWDLSYRPWHDGRAMRLAVLGRIDTGAALASANVRGLEMRDPTCDRRLVEFCLGVPDSQFLRDGQPRWLLRRLMAGVLPGEILEGRGKGYQFADWYEGLSADRERLREQLLLLRQHRRAAQLLDLPALEALLENWPEEGWGNMATIQRYRLKLLRGVAMGNFIRYAEPDNR, from the coding sequence ATGAGCGCCATTGCCGGCATCGTTCGTTTTGACGGTCAAGCGCTGGAGCGCAATGTATTGCAGCGCATGAGCAGCATACTTGCGCCATACGGGCGTGATGCCCAGGACACCTGGCAGGGTTCTGGAGCCGGCCTGGTGCGTACCTTGCTGCGCACGACGCCGGAGGATCTGTATGACCGCCAGCCCGTCGTTTCCGCTGATTGTCAGGTGGTGTTCGCTGGGCGCCTAGACAATCGTGACGAGTTGATCGCTCAGTTGGCGCTGGACGAGCGTCTGGCCAGTCAGATGGCCGACTCCGAGTTGATGGCCCAGGCTTGCCAGCGCTGGGACACCCTTGCTCTCGAGCGCGTCGAGGGTAGTTACGCCCTGGCCTGCTGGCAACCGCAGCGCAGGCGTCTGTGGCTTGCGCGTGATGTCATGGGCGGGCAGCCATTGTTCTGGCACCGGCAGTCCGGATTCCTGGCCTTTGCTTCCTGGCCCAAGGCGCTGTTCTGCGTACCTGGTGTCCCGCGCAATGTCGATGAGCAGAGCGTACTTGAACAGCTAGCACTGTTGCCCAGGGCGGGCTGTGCATTCAAGGATATCCATCGAGTGAATCCAGGCGAGCTCATGCTGGTGGAGGGCGATAAGGTTTCCACGCATATCCATCGGCGCCTGGGCAGTGGCCCGCAGGTGCGCTTCAAGCGTGACGAGGAGTATGTCGAGGCGCTGCACGAGCATCTTCAGCGGGCAGTGTCGGCCTGTTTGCGCAGCAACGGGCCTGTGGCTTCCCACCTCAGCTCTGGATTCGACAGCTCCACCGTGACGGCCTACGCCGCGCGCCAACTGGCACACAGGGGAGAGCGCCTGACCGCCTACACAGCAGCGCCCAGAGAAGGCTTCGCAGGGCCTGTGCCGCGTGATCGGCATGGTGACGAAAGCAAGGTAGCAGCCCAGTTGGCAGGGCGTTTCGACAATATCGATCATGTGATTCTGCGTTCCTCGGGTCAGTCGCCGCTGGAATCCCTGGCGCAGGAGATCGACGAACTGGATCAATCTCCGGTCAATCCTTGCAATACCCTATGGATGCGGGCCATCGAGCGAGATGCACAAGCGCGTGGTTGCAAGGTGATGCTTACCGGGCAGATGGGCAATATGTCCATTTCCTATAACGGCTATCCCTATATGGCTTCGCTCTGGCGCAAGGGCCGTTGGTTGCAATGGTGGCGTGAGCTGTGTGCCTATCAGCGTACGCATCCGCAATGGCGCAGGCGTGGCCTCGTTCTGCGTACGGTTGGTGCATCGATGCCTGGATGGTTGTGGCAACAGATTGCTATCAGGCGCGGGGAGTTTGGTGGGGAGCTGGATCAATATACGGCCGTAAACCTGCAGCAGTTGACCGCTGGATGGTTGCAGCAGCGCGCCGATGCCAAGGGCTGGGATCTCAGTTACCGACCCTGGCACGATGGCAGGGCCATGCGCCTGGCCGTGTTAGGTCGCATTGACACCGGCGCGGCGCTTGCCTCGGCGAACGTGCGCGGGCTGGAGATGCGCGACCCCACTTGTGACAGGCGGCTAGTGGAGTTTTGCCTGGGTGTGCCGGATTCGCAGTTTCTCCGCGACGGGCAGCCGCGCTGGCTGCTGCGTCGGCTGATGGCAGGCGTACTGCCAGGGGAGATACTTGAAGGACGCGGTAAGGGTTATCAATTCGCCGACTGGTATGAGGGGCTGAGTGCGGATCGTGAGCGCTTGCGCGAGCAATTGCTGCTGTTGCGTCAACATCGCCGGGCGGCACAGTTGCTCGACCTGCCGGCTCTGGAGGCGTTGCTTGAAAACTGGCCCGAAGAGGGCTGGGGCAACATGGCGACCATTCAGCGCTATCGTCTGAAGCTGCTCCGGGGCGTCGCGATGGGCAACTTCATCCGCTATGCCGAGCCGGATAATCGCTGA
- the wecB gene encoding non-hydrolyzing UDP-N-acetylglucosamine 2-epimerase has protein sequence MHIAFVLGTRPEIIKLSSLIKACQDQRIDYTLIHTNQHYSSNMDACFFEELALPAAHFNLGVGACPPASQVGRILVALDPLLNDLKPDHVVVQGDTNSALAGGLAASKAGFSVAHVEAGLRSFDRSMPEENNRVLLDHLASHWFCPAERQVQLLAREGIAGAGVQVTGNTGVDATLLYAARAITYSQVLERFGVQPGNYLLLTCHRPSNTDDMARFAQLMSSIEYLAKRRGQVVIYPYHPRLSDAHHAILAALPSIICCEPLGYLDTLALLQQSSLLLTDSGGLQEEAYVLGLPCLILRNNTERPETLENGGAYLVRDISPETLCRLAAELEGASIHRGGALGDGLAYRHILGALLES, from the coding sequence ATGCACATCGCCTTTGTCCTGGGCACGCGCCCCGAAATCATCAAGCTGTCCTCCCTGATCAAGGCCTGCCAGGATCAACGGATCGACTACACCCTGATCCATACCAATCAGCATTATTCGTCCAATATGGATGCGTGCTTCTTCGAGGAGCTGGCGTTGCCGGCTGCCCATTTCAACTTGGGTGTCGGGGCCTGTCCTCCTGCCTCACAGGTCGGACGTATTCTGGTGGCTCTGGATCCGTTGCTCAACGACCTGAAACCTGATCATGTGGTGGTACAAGGCGATACCAACAGCGCTCTGGCCGGTGGGCTGGCCGCGAGCAAGGCGGGCTTCAGTGTGGCGCACGTCGAGGCAGGGTTGCGCAGTTTCGACCGTAGCATGCCTGAGGAAAACAACAGGGTGCTGCTCGACCACCTGGCCAGCCATTGGTTCTGCCCTGCCGAGCGGCAGGTTCAACTCCTGGCTCGGGAAGGTATCGCCGGAGCAGGTGTGCAGGTGACCGGCAATACGGGCGTGGATGCCACCTTGCTCTATGCCGCACGGGCAATCACATACTCTCAAGTGCTCGAGCGGTTTGGGGTGCAGCCAGGCAATTACCTGTTGCTGACCTGTCATCGTCCCTCCAATACCGATGATATGGCGCGTTTCGCCCAGCTCATGAGCAGTATTGAGTATCTCGCCAAGAGGCGTGGGCAGGTGGTCATATATCCCTACCACCCTCGCTTGTCAGATGCACATCACGCAATACTCGCAGCCTTGCCTTCGATTATCTGCTGCGAGCCACTGGGCTATCTGGATACCTTGGCATTACTGCAGCAGTCATCCCTGCTACTCACCGACAGTGGGGGGTTGCAGGAAGAGGCCTATGTGCTGGGTTTGCCTTGCCTGATCCTGCGTAACAATACCGAGCGTCCGGAAACCCTGGAAAACGGCGGAGCCTACCTGGTTCGGGATATCTCGCCAGAGACGCTTTGCCGACTGGCTGCCGAGTTGGAAGGGGCGAGCATTCACAGGGGCGGAGCCCTTGGCGATGGCCTTGCCTATCGCCATATTCTCGGTGCTTTGCTCGAATCCTGA
- a CDS encoding WecB/TagA/CpsF family glycosyltransferase has translation MSLMRPNYGAAICRFCGMTEDQHAIDREQLLDSGQTLYCCGHCASAYLCPDLPATTLDHFYREHYRQLFPFMASDTPDERLLLQMRSRELALHRARRLAQSLPRNARVLEIGSGHGAFLGSMHALRDDLQLFAVEPGHAERSLALDGAPVRFIELEQIDQVGTLDLIALFHTFEHLVDPVGVLRQLAAVSTPESRLAIEVPDAFIPGATWTAVHPAHTCYFSADGLQRVIRLGGWDPVAPTNCTAGNLYQEARPAAEGSVIAPVTPAQREAFLQQARDAQRTPVSPIRRMRLKALQSVLGADRVGRLSRWRHERALDQALSTPTQAIVLGAPVSLVTQEQVIQRALDSMQTRQPLRLADVNTAKLIDLQEDAQLRQALFRAELCVADGMGVVWAARSLGIPVPQRVTGIDTMHALLQVCATQGLRPYLLGATPDVIEETVRKLQHSYPTLQLAGWHHGYFNAEQEPQLFETLRDSGADCLIVGLPTPNQDLFLSRVQARLDIPFLMGVGGSFDVLAGRLRRAPLWMQRAGCEWVFRLLQEPRRLLKRYVTSNSRLIMLWLPAWLAKRLFG, from the coding sequence ATGAGCCTGATGCGACCGAATTATGGAGCCGCCATCTGCCGATTCTGCGGAATGACAGAAGATCAGCACGCTATCGACCGAGAGCAATTGCTCGATAGCGGCCAGACGCTCTACTGCTGTGGCCATTGCGCCTCAGCCTACCTGTGCCCGGATCTGCCGGCCACGACTCTGGATCATTTCTACCGGGAACACTATCGCCAGCTGTTCCCCTTCATGGCCAGCGACACGCCGGACGAACGCCTGCTGTTGCAGATGCGCAGCCGAGAGCTGGCGTTGCACAGAGCCAGGCGACTGGCCCAATCACTGCCCCGCAATGCCCGGGTTCTGGAGATCGGTTCCGGCCATGGCGCCTTCCTTGGCAGCATGCATGCCTTACGCGATGACCTGCAGCTATTCGCGGTCGAGCCAGGTCATGCCGAACGCAGCCTGGCGCTCGATGGTGCCCCCGTTCGTTTCATCGAACTCGAGCAGATCGATCAAGTCGGTACGCTTGATCTGATCGCGCTCTTTCATACCTTTGAACATCTGGTCGATCCTGTGGGTGTGCTCAGGCAGCTTGCCGCCGTCAGTACCCCCGAAAGTCGCCTGGCCATCGAAGTCCCCGATGCGTTCATCCCGGGTGCCACCTGGACGGCAGTGCATCCAGCGCACACCTGCTATTTCAGTGCAGACGGCCTGCAGCGCGTCATACGCCTGGGAGGCTGGGACCCCGTCGCGCCCACGAACTGCACGGCCGGTAATCTTTATCAAGAGGCACGCCCTGCGGCGGAAGGCTCGGTCATTGCCCCTGTGACACCTGCCCAGCGCGAAGCTTTTCTACAACAGGCCCGAGACGCTCAGCGAACGCCTGTATCGCCAATCCGGCGCATGCGTCTGAAAGCCCTTCAATCCGTACTGGGTGCAGACAGGGTTGGAAGGCTCTCCCGCTGGCGACACGAGAGGGCACTGGATCAGGCGCTCTCGACCCCGACGCAAGCCATCGTGCTCGGTGCCCCCGTCAGCCTGGTGACACAGGAACAGGTCATCCAGCGCGCGCTGGACAGCATGCAGACACGCCAGCCGCTGAGGCTGGCAGATGTCAACACCGCCAAGCTGATCGACCTGCAAGAGGACGCCCAACTGCGCCAGGCACTGTTTCGTGCAGAGCTTTGCGTCGCAGATGGCATGGGCGTCGTATGGGCGGCTCGCAGCCTGGGTATCCCCGTTCCGCAGCGGGTAACCGGCATCGATACGATGCATGCGTTGCTGCAAGTCTGTGCCACCCAGGGCTTGCGCCCCTATTTGCTCGGTGCAACGCCCGACGTCATCGAGGAAACCGTGAGGAAGCTGCAACACAGTTACCCGACGCTGCAACTGGCGGGCTGGCACCATGGCTATTTCAACGCAGAACAGGAGCCGCAGCTCTTCGAGACACTGCGCGACAGCGGAGCTGACTGCCTGATCGTCGGACTCCCTACACCTAATCAGGATCTCTTTCTGAGCCGCGTCCAGGCCAGGCTCGATATTCCCTTTCTGATGGGGGTTGGCGGCTCGTTCGATGTCCTGGCTGGGCGCCTGCGGCGTGCTCCACTGTGGATGCAGCGGGCCGGTTGCGAGTGGGTGTTTCGCCTTCTCCAGGAGCCTAGGCGACTGCTCAAACGCTATGTCACCAGCAATAGCCGCCTGATCATGCTATGGCTGCCGGCCTGGCTCGCCAAGCGCCTCTTCGGCTAA
- a CDS encoding NAD(P)-dependent oxidoreductase yields MRKLSSPFAASGNKRRVFITGGAGFIGRRLLEVLLPEAHVAVFDNLSVGLPMPEARPGLTTFLGDIRDPERVQQALREFEPDTLIHLAALHHIPSCEADPRLAVEVNVLGLQTVLDACAKQGCKRVLLASSGAVYAVADQPLSEDMQLHPCDVYAATKLSNEHQLALWAERTAASGIIARLFNAIGWGDPNGHLIPEVLRRMEGAPAGSHIRLAMGNLHTRRDFVDVKDLATGLAALANHAPWPEQRASAYNLCSGRETAITDIVNGLARCLGLTVEIHSDPALRRKVDRPSQWGAPEKTTETTGWHAATPLDDSLQEIVTEWQKHKANA; encoded by the coding sequence GTGCGGAAGTTGTCTTCACCATTCGCAGCATCGGGGAATAAAAGACGGGTTTTCATCACAGGTGGAGCCGGATTCATTGGTCGTCGCCTGCTGGAAGTATTGCTACCAGAGGCGCATGTCGCCGTTTTCGACAATTTGTCCGTCGGTCTTCCCATGCCTGAGGCTCGCCCTGGCCTCACCACTTTCCTTGGCGACATACGTGACCCGGAGCGTGTCCAGCAGGCATTGCGCGAGTTCGAGCCGGATACGCTGATCCACCTGGCGGCGCTGCATCACATCCCCAGCTGTGAAGCCGATCCCAGGCTGGCTGTGGAGGTCAATGTCCTGGGCCTACAGACTGTTCTCGATGCCTGTGCAAAGCAGGGCTGCAAACGCGTCCTGCTGGCCTCCAGCGGCGCGGTTTACGCCGTCGCGGATCAGCCCCTTAGCGAAGACATGCAGCTACACCCCTGCGATGTCTATGCAGCGACCAAGCTGAGCAACGAACACCAACTAGCATTGTGGGCCGAGCGCACTGCAGCCAGCGGCATCATTGCCCGACTGTTCAATGCCATCGGCTGGGGCGACCCCAACGGCCATCTGATCCCTGAGGTCTTGAGGCGGATGGAAGGTGCACCAGCGGGTTCGCATATACGCCTGGCAATGGGCAACCTGCATACTCGTCGCGACTTCGTCGATGTCAAGGATCTCGCCACCGGCCTGGCCGCACTGGCCAACCATGCGCCCTGGCCCGAGCAACGAGCCAGTGCCTACAATCTGTGCAGCGGTCGCGAAACGGCAATTACCGATATCGTGAATGGCCTGGCTCGATGCCTGGGCCTGACGGTAGAGATTCACAGCGATCCAGCCCTGCGCCGCAAGGTCGACCGTCCTAGCCAGTGGGGGGCTCCGGAAAAGACCACCGAGACCACAGGCTGGCATGCAGCGACACCGCTCGATGACAGCCTTCAGGAGATCGTGACAGAGTGGCAGAAGCATAAGGCCAACGCATGA